One genomic region from Bacillus spongiae encodes:
- the trxB gene encoding thioredoxin-disulfide reductase, which yields MSIEKIYDVIIIGAGPAGMTSAVYTSRANLSTLMIEKGIPGGQMANTEEVENYPGFDRILGPDLSNKMFEHAKKFGAEYAYGDIKEIVDEGEYKAIKTSSRVYKARAVIIATGAEYKKLGAPGEKELGGRGVSYCAVCDGAFFKDKNLVVVGGGDSAVEEGVYLTRFANKVTIVHRRDELRAQKILQQRAFDNEKVEFIFNTTVKTINEKTGKVGSVTLVSTEDNSEREFETDGVFIYVGMLPLTAPFKDLGITNSMGYIETNSQMETKIKGIFAAGDVREKTLRQIVTATGDGSIAAQSAQHYVEELMEKLRN from the coding sequence ATGAGTATTGAAAAAATATACGATGTGATTATTATTGGGGCAGGTCCAGCTGGCATGACTTCAGCTGTGTACACGTCCAGAGCGAATCTTTCGACGTTAATGATCGAAAAAGGAATACCAGGTGGGCAAATGGCGAATACCGAAGAGGTCGAAAACTATCCTGGATTTGACCGCATTCTTGGTCCGGACCTTTCCAATAAAATGTTTGAACATGCCAAAAAATTCGGAGCAGAATATGCCTACGGAGATATAAAAGAGATCGTTGATGAAGGTGAGTACAAAGCCATCAAAACATCGTCAAGGGTATATAAGGCTCGCGCTGTTATTATCGCAACAGGTGCCGAATATAAAAAGCTAGGTGCTCCCGGTGAAAAGGAACTAGGAGGTCGAGGTGTTTCCTATTGTGCCGTCTGTGATGGAGCTTTCTTTAAGGACAAGAACCTAGTTGTCGTTGGTGGCGGAGACTCTGCAGTTGAAGAAGGCGTTTATCTCACTCGTTTTGCGAACAAAGTAACGATTGTCCATCGCCGAGATGAGCTTCGTGCTCAAAAAATCCTACAGCAACGAGCATTTGACAATGAAAAAGTAGAGTTTATCTTTAATACTACCGTTAAAACCATTAATGAAAAAACAGGTAAGGTTGGGTCGGTCACACTTGTTTCGACAGAGGATAACTCTGAACGAGAATTTGAGACAGATGGTGTATTTATCTATGTGGGAATGCTCCCTCTAACCGCTCCATTTAAGGATCTTGGTATTACTAATTCAATGGGGTATATTGAAACCAATAGTCAAATGGAAACAAAAATCAAAGGTATTTTTGCAGCAGGTGATGTCCGCGAGAAAACGCTGCGTCAAATTGTTACTGCAACAGGAGATGGAAGTATAGCTGCACAAAGTGCTCAGCACTATGTGGAAGAACTTATGGAGAAATTAAGAAACTAA
- a CDS encoding GNAT family N-acetyltransferase: protein MKFRLAEAKDIKQLIKMRWDNTIEFDESKKGESYEEFEIECQTFLESALNSKQWFIWVAEVENKIVSHIYIELIQKVPRPGKVTHPFAYMTNVYTIPEYRNGGVGSKVLSLINKWIKENNFEFVIVWPSDEAINYYKKNDYVHCTEPMEYFPS, encoded by the coding sequence GTGAAATTCAGACTTGCTGAAGCAAAAGATATTAAACAGTTAATTAAAATGAGGTGGGATAATACCATTGAATTTGACGAGAGTAAAAAAGGCGAATCTTACGAAGAGTTTGAAATTGAATGTCAAACTTTTTTAGAGAGTGCATTAAATAGCAAGCAGTGGTTTATTTGGGTTGCAGAGGTTGAGAATAAAATTGTTTCACATATTTACATAGAATTGATACAAAAGGTACCAAGACCTGGTAAAGTTACTCATCCATTTGCATATATGACAAATGTATATACTATTCCAGAATATAGAAATGGGGGAGTTGGGAGCAAAGTATTAAGTTTAATCAATAAATGGATTAAAGAGAATAATTTTGAGTTTGTTATTGTTTGGCCGAGTGATGAAGCGATAAATTATTATAAGAAAAATGATTATGTTCATTGTACGGAACCGATGGAATACTTCCCTTCTTAA
- a CDS encoding Crp/Fnr family transcriptional regulator, whose translation MDKLVLLSQINLLDELPEEDLKKIDELTLTAPIKKGTIILSPTQQIRSLFFLKKGQVRLYKMSSAGKEFTLDLLSEGNVFGETTSFSLTDTDIYAETMVDSFVCTLSKDRFEEFIRQNPDIAIKLITILTSKLKELYQITESIAYRDVKNRIVLLLMQLSTRFGVRSGEWQTVGVKITQHDIASMIGSTRETVSLFLGELEKEQVIIRKPLKINTTLAKELYEIEEG comes from the coding sequence ATGGATAAATTAGTCCTTCTTTCCCAAATTAATTTACTAGATGAACTACCAGAGGAAGATTTGAAGAAAATTGATGAGTTGACTTTAACCGCTCCTATTAAGAAAGGAACCATTATTTTGAGTCCAACCCAACAAATAAGGTCCCTTTTTTTTCTAAAAAAAGGTCAAGTTCGTCTATACAAAATGTCATCCGCAGGGAAGGAATTCACGCTTGACTTACTAAGTGAGGGAAACGTGTTTGGAGAAACTACTAGTTTTTCTTTAACGGATACGGATATCTATGCTGAAACAATGGTGGATTCTTTTGTTTGTACTCTCTCGAAAGACCGGTTCGAGGAATTTATCCGTCAAAATCCAGATATTGCAATAAAACTTATTACCATTTTAACTTCAAAGCTAAAGGAATTATATCAAATTACTGAAAGCATCGCCTATCGTGATGTGAAGAATAGAATAGTCCTTCTTCTCATGCAATTAAGTACTCGGTTTGGTGTCCGAAGTGGAGAGTGGCAAACCGTAGGAGTAAAAATAACACAGCATGACATTGCCAGTATGATTGGCTCCACCAGAGAAACTGTTAGTTTATTTTTAGGAGAATTAGAAAAGGAACAAGTCATCATAAGAAAACCGTTAAAAATCAATACAACCTTGGCAAAAGAATTATATGAAATAGAGGAAGGATAA
- a CDS encoding GNAT family N-acetyltransferase, translating into MASVELVKHNLNFCKCIYELSSAKPVKEALGLPDGSIDNTKEFIKSVIQEEQEGKTLSRVILDENSNVIGITTLMSINNEKKSCHVGTWIGFDYWGKGYNEASKIVILKIAFEDLGLEKVFAGARKINIRSQKAQEKLPFIRLYVENEFPEEHAVLEEKEKQSCVLHAFFKDDFINYLHGTNQAL; encoded by the coding sequence ATGGCATCTGTTGAATTAGTGAAACATAATTTGAATTTTTGTAAATGTATTTATGAACTATCTTCTGCTAAACCAGTTAAGGAAGCCTTGGGGCTTCCTGATGGTTCCATTGATAACACCAAAGAATTTATTAAGTCCGTTATACAAGAAGAACAAGAAGGTAAAACTCTTTCTCGGGTTATACTTGATGAAAATTCAAATGTGATTGGCATCACAACTTTAATGTCCATAAATAATGAGAAAAAATCTTGTCATGTTGGGACTTGGATTGGGTTTGACTATTGGGGAAAAGGATATAATGAAGCCTCAAAAATAGTTATTCTAAAGATTGCTTTTGAAGATTTAGGGTTGGAAAAGGTCTTTGCTGGTGCTAGGAAAATAAATATACGCTCACAAAAAGCACAAGAAAAATTACCTTTTATAAGGTTGTATGTAGAAAATGAATTTCCAGAGGAACACGCAGTCTTAGAAGAAAAAGAGAAGCAGTCTTGTGTCTTACACGCCTTTTTTAAAGATGATTTCATAAATTATTTACACGGAACAAATCAAGCCTTATGA
- a CDS encoding GNAT family N-acetyltransferase: MRIISQRLQFRKYNEEDINFLFSLLSDPEMVRYIGEGKTRDKEGTKKFLDWIYSTYKVGTGLGLMVLEEKENNNPIGHAGLVPQTVDGAEELEIGYWISRKYWGKGYATEAAKSLMDYGYSNLGKRKFIALIQPDNEASKKVANKLEMKLEKKVILGGQSVHVHSISK, encoded by the coding sequence GTGAGGATAATTTCACAAAGGTTACAGTTTCGTAAATATAATGAAGAAGATATTAATTTTCTTTTTTCTTTACTATCAGACCCAGAAATGGTCAGGTATATAGGCGAAGGCAAGACAAGAGATAAAGAAGGTACTAAAAAGTTTTTAGATTGGATTTATAGTACATATAAAGTTGGTACAGGCTTAGGGTTAATGGTCTTAGAGGAAAAAGAAAATAATAATCCAATTGGACATGCGGGGCTAGTTCCCCAAACAGTTGATGGAGCTGAAGAACTTGAAATAGGGTATTGGATTTCTCGTAAATATTGGGGAAAAGGCTATGCGACAGAAGCAGCAAAATCACTAATGGATTATGGATATAGTAATCTTGGAAAAAGAAAATTTATTGCACTAATTCAGCCTGACAATGAAGCTTCCAAAAAGGTTGCCAATAAACTTGAGATGAAATTAGAGAAAAAAGTGATTCTAGGTGGTCAGAGCGTTCATGTTCATTCAATTTCAAAATAA